The genomic region TCGAATGCATGTTGCCGACCAAACACCGTTTGCCGCATACGCTCAAAAAATGGTATAGAACAAAGGAGGAGATTCCATGAAGGTCAAAAATCCCAGCATCCCCGGCCCTCGTCAAATTCCCTGGGTCGGCAACTTGCTGGAGTTCGGATCCAATCCCCTGCGGTTCGTGGAACAATGCGCAGAGAAATATGGAGCGGTGGTTCGATTTTCACTGGAAAGGGATAGAGAAACCTACCTGCTGACGAAGCCTGAACATATTCAGTATGTTCTGCTGCATACACAGCGAAAGTTCAAAAAAGGCTATCATCGTGACCGCATCTTAAGCCTGGTGCTGGGCAATGGCTTGGTGACTATCTCATCGACATCCTTCCCCTGTCCATTTCTCTGCCAGGCGATTCGAGACTGAGAGAAAGCCTAGCGACATTAGATCAGGTCATTTATCGCATCATCGAGCAGAGACGCCTGGACCGCGAGGATCACGGCGACCTGCTGTCCATGCTGATGCATGCGCAGGACGAGGACGGGGCGATGATGTCGAACGAACAGCTGAGAGACGAAGTGATGACCTTGTTCCTCGCTGGACATGAAACAACCGCCAACACCTTGTCATGGACCTTTTACTTGCTAACACAGCATCCAGAAGCCGAAAGCAAGCTCATGCGTGAATTAGAGCAGGTGCTAAATGGGCAAGCCCCCTCCTTCCGCCATTTCCCTCAACTTGTCTACACTCAGTCCATCGTGAAAGAAGCCATGCGCCTATATCCTCCGGTATGGTTAATCTCCAGGGAACCGCTTGAGGACGTCCAGCTTGAACAATACGTCTTGCCAGCTGGCTGCGAAATCGCCTTAAGCCAATGGGTCATGCACCGGCATCCGGACTACTTTCCAGAGCCCCGGTCGTTTATTCCCGATCGGTGGACCCCGGAATTTGAAGAAGCGCTTCCCGCCTATGTCTACTTCCCGTTTGGCGCTGGCCCTCGCATGTGCATTGGCAACAACTTCGCCATGCTGGAAGCTACACTTCTGCTTGCGGGTGTCTTGCAGCAGTACCGAATCGTCTATGATTCCGCCAAGCCGGTTGCTCCTGAGCCGTCGATTACACTTCGGCCTAAGCCCGGGGTTCCCGTGCGGGTTGTACGCAGGCGCGAATAGCAAACGAGAAGAAACCCGCCAATCTCCTATCTGCTATCATTATGATCATTACAGCAGCCGAAAGGAGCCTGCATATGGCAAATATCGAACACCTGCAAACTATTCATGCTCCCGCAGCAGAGGCTTATCAAGCATTAACGACGGCCAAGGGGCTTTCTGAAGTTTGGACCCGTGAACTGATCGTCCATGAGCAAGTCGGGGCCGTCAACGAATTCCACTTCGGCGACGATGACTTGACGAAAATGCGGATCGTGGAACTGATCCCTTCCCAAAAAGTCGAGTGGCTATGTACGGAATCGGACCCTGAATGGATCGGTACCACGATATCCTTCGAATTGAAAGAGAAGAATGGCACAACTGCTCTTACATTGCGTCATAAGAACTGGAAGGAAGTCACGAACTTCTACCGCTTCTGCAATTACAATTGGGCCATGTTCTTATTCAGTCTGAAGAGCTATTGTGAAGATGGACGAGGGCTTCCTTACCAGGAAAGAAAGTTCTAGCACTGGCAGCACACGTTTAATAGCTGTGGAAAAGCGGTGTCCGTTACACAGACTTCCTCATTTCCACAGCTGTAGGGTACCTTTACTTATACTGATTAATCATTCGGTTCGCTCGGACAAGTTCGAATACGCTTGTAGCTCTAGCGGTTCCGAAACAAAGCCCCCCCTCTACTTACAACAAACCGGATGCAAGAGCGAAGATTGCAAGACCATGTGTTAATGTGGCCGCAATGATGCCGTGCTTCATGCGGACAATGCTGCAGACAATTCCTTCATATAGCGTAAAGACAAGTACCATGATACCCAGATCAGTCACGGTGGCTGACAGAAAAATATGTCCGGAGGCAAAAAACAGGCCGGATAGAATGGCTGCTCGCCACATGCCTGTCCTCTGCTCGAGATATCCCTGTACATAGCCCCGGAACAATACTTCTTCCATAAAATTTCCGAATAGGGCTAGTGTAAGCAAAGGCAGCAACAACTCGGCAGATACTACGCCTCCTCGCTGGTGTATCGGTACTAGACCATACATAATTAAGAATGGAGCAATGACTACTGCAGCACCTGCCAAACCAACGAATAGGGATATCCATTTGTTGGAGCCAAACAACCAGACAATAGTAAAAAAGGTTGGCTAAATACCAACCTTTTCGCACAATGGTCTACTTTAATATTCGCCTTTAATTACAAAAAACGAACCGCGAATGGTTCCTGCCAGCTTGGATTTCTGCCTGGCAAACTTAAATTTCCCTTCCAACTCCTTAGGGACCTCCATCCCCTCAGAAAGCTTAAAACCAACAGCCCGCTTCTTCGGGTTGTCTAGCGTATACATAACGTTGACTCCAAGACCATCCTCGTAAAAGACATATGCCATTTGGATCTGATCGACTTGAAAACGCGATGTTTGCAGAGGTTTGCTCGAAAACGCAATATCACGTTCCTCTTTCAATATCCGGTTGACATAATCCAGTGTTTCTTGACTTTCGCTCGCTGGTACAACCGTGAATGCATGCTTGTATTTGCTCATAAAATAACGGGCTTCATTAGCCCGCATGCCAGCAAGCGCTTCCGCTACAGGTGAAGACTCCAAGCCTGCTGTAGACACATTTTTGAAATCAACGATATAGGACATCTCTCTTCTCCTCCATGAATGCCATTTTCACTATTCAAACGGCTTGGTCCGAAACTTCATATTTCATAGGCTTGCCTGCGTGAATCTTCGACACCCACTTCGCGAACTTGCTCGAATTGGTTAAGCAGACCTAAGCCTCTCAACCGATACCGTGAACGGAAGAACCGTAGTCATTGGTTCAGGTTATTCTTCTTCCCTCTCCAGCAGTTGCTTCAAGTGCAGTACATTTGCATTCCAAAATTTGTTGTAATCGGCCACCCAATCTTGAACCTCTCTGAGCGGAGTAGCGTCCAGCCGAAATCGCGTTTCTCTGCCGACTTTGCGGTCATGCACCAAGCCTGCTTCTTTAAGGACAGTTAAATGCTTGGATACAGCCGTTCGGCCCATTGGAAACTGTTCTGTTAACTCATGGAGCGGTTTCTCCTCTTCCTCTGCCAACAGACGAATTAGTTGTCGCCTGGTTGGATCTGCAATGGCGTCAAACACATCCCGCAACTGGCTGTTCTTACTCATAGCACCTCCCCCAAACCTTCAACTATTCTATAGATGGCATATAGGGCCCAAGCATTTCCTTCACTTGATTCCTCAACCGATCAAATCCCCTTCCAATAAGACACCGTTCGGTGTCCTATTTCATTATAGGCCTCAGCCGGTTTCTTGTCAACTCGGTCGTTACAACGCAAGAACCCCGATCCATTCGGATCGAGGTTCTTGCAGGACTTCGGGTGACTTTGTTTCCCAAGCGCGAAGGAAATGATCGCAGCC from Xylanibacillus composti harbors:
- a CDS encoding CPBP family intramembrane glutamic endopeptidase, with product MYGLVPIHQRGGVVSAELLLPLLTLALFGNFMEEVLFRGYVQGYLEQRTGMWRAAILSGLFFASGHIFLSATVTDLGIMVLVFTLYEGIVCSIVRMKHGIIAATLTHGLAIFALASGLL
- a CDS encoding ArsR/SmtB family transcription factor; protein product: MSKNSQLRDVFDAIADPTRRQLIRLLAEEEEKPLHELTEQFPMGRTAVSKHLTVLKEAGLVHDRKVGRETRFRLDATPLREVQDWVADYNKFWNANVLHLKQLLEREEE
- a CDS encoding phage tail protein, which produces MSYIVDFKNVSTAGLESSPVAEALAGMRANEARYFMSKYKHAFTVVPASESQETLDYVNRILKEERDIAFSSKPLQTSRFQVDQIQMAYVFYEDGLGVNVMYTLDNPKKRAVGFKLSEGMEVPKELEGKFKFARQKSKLAGTIRGSFFVIKGEY
- a CDS encoding cytochrome P450: MKVKNPSIPGPRQIPWVGNLLEFGSNPLRFVEQCAEKYGAVVRFSLERDRETYLLTKPEHIQYVLLHTQRKFKKGYHRDRILSLVLGNGLVTISSTSFPCPFLCQAIRD
- a CDS encoding SRPBCC family protein, which gives rise to MANIEHLQTIHAPAAEAYQALTTAKGLSEVWTRELIVHEQVGAVNEFHFGDDDLTKMRIVELIPSQKVEWLCTESDPEWIGTTISFELKEKNGTTALTLRHKNWKEVTNFYRFCNYNWAMFLFSLKSYCEDGRGLPYQERKF
- a CDS encoding cytochrome P450, which gives rise to MEQRRLDREDHGDLLSMLMHAQDEDGAMMSNEQLRDEVMTLFLAGHETTANTLSWTFYLLTQHPEAESKLMRELEQVLNGQAPSFRHFPQLVYTQSIVKEAMRLYPPVWLISREPLEDVQLEQYVLPAGCEIALSQWVMHRHPDYFPEPRSFIPDRWTPEFEEALPAYVYFPFGAGPRMCIGNNFAMLEATLLLAGVLQQYRIVYDSAKPVAPEPSITLRPKPGVPVRVVRRRE